The genomic stretch ACCGAACCATCGGCGCGCGCGAAATCCCCGGCAGTTTCCTCGGCGGCCTGAACGTAGCAGGGGTGGAATTGCGCGATGCCCGAAGGGTGGATAGGCGGGCTGATCGCCGCGCGCTTGGCCGCCCAGTCATCCCCCCACGCGATGAAGGACGAACCGCCGATGACCGGGCGCAGCGCGTCCTCGAGGAAGCGGGACTTGCGCTGGTAGATGGCGTGCTTGGTCACGAAGACGTCGCGCACCACCTCGGGCGTGTTCGCCACCAGGATCATCCGCCCGGGCAGGCGCGTGGACATCACCTGGCGGCGATAGGCATCGGCCGGGAAGATCGACAACACGTCGCGTCGCGCGCGCAGCAACCCGCCAATCGCCGTGGGCGGCCGCCAGGCGGGTGTCGGCATGGGCGGGACGAAGTCGGCGACGTCGTTCATGGGGCGGGGCCAGCGATACCGCGCCGGCCCCGCGGTGTCACCGCCGGTCGGCTGAGTCGGCCGCGTAGCCGCGACCGTAGCGGCGTTCGAGTCGACGCTGCACGAAGTCCCACAGCGTGGTCATCAGCAGGTAGTACATCGCGGCGACGATGAACAATTCCAGCACCAGGAAGCGTTCCTGGATCAGCAGTTGCGTGCGCCGCAGCAGTTCGTCGACGCTGATGACCGACGCGATGGACGTGGTCTTGAGCAGCCCGTTCACGCTGTTGCCGAGCGGCGGGATGATGACGCGCAGTGCCTGCGGCCAGGTGACCAGGCGGAACACCTGCGCGCGGTGCAGGCCAAGTGCGGCGGCCGCTTCCCGCTGGCCCTTGGCCACCGACATGATGCCGGCGCGCACGATCTCGCTCAGATACGCGCCCTCATTCAGCGAAATGCCGATCAGCGCGGCTTCCCACACGTCGAAGCGGATGCCGAGCAGCGGCAGGCCGGTGTAGATCAGCAGCAGCTGCACCAGCAGCGGCGTGCCGCGGAAGAACCAGCAATAGAAGGCCGCGAAGCCGGACATGATCCGGTTGCCGGACAGGCGCATCAGCGCCAACCCGATCCCGATGATCAGCCCGAACACCAGCGACCCCGCTGTCAGGCCGACCGAGATGATCGCCCCTTCCAGCAGGTAGGCGTTGAACAGGGAGTCGAAGAAGCCGTCCCAGCGCCAGATCTGCATGGGTCAGCGCGGCCCTGAACCAGGGCGTCGCGCCGGCCCCCCGGCGCCCGAGGGCGACGTCACGAAGGCCCGACCACCTCGAAGGGCCCGTCATAGGCGGTGACGCCGAAGCGATCGAGCAGCGTCTGGAACGACCCATCCGCCTTCATCGCCGTCAGAGCGGTGGCTACGGCCTGCGCCAGCGGGCGCGAACGGAAGCCGAAATTGATCGGCGTGCCGTACAGGCCGGAGATCGCGCGGGTGAATTCCCCGCGGTCGTCGTATTCCTTGCCGGTGCTGTCGATCGAAATAGCCGCGTCGAGCTGCCCCGCGCGCAGCGCCTGGAAGGACACCGCGAAATTGTCGAAGGCGCGGATGGTCAGCGGCCGCAGGTTGCGCGCGACCAGGTCGTTCGACATGTCGGTGGTGCGGCGGAATTCGAAGCCGCCCTGCTCGACGCCCACGCGCAGGCCGGCCAGGTCCTCGATGCGGCGGATGTTGCGCGGGTTGCCGCGCGGCACCGAGACGCTGATCGCCTGCTGTTCGTAGCGCACCAGCCACATCAGGCGCTGGCGTTCCTCGGTGTAGAACATGCCCGTGTTGATCATGTCCCAGCGGCGCGCCGCGAGGCCGGGGATCATGGCGGCGAATTCGACGCGCACATGCTCGACCTGAAGGCACAGGCGCCGCGCGATCTCGGCCCCCAGTTCCACGCGCATGCCGCGCAATACGCCCTGCCCGTCGACGAACTGCATGGGCGGCAGGGTGGGGTTGGTGGACAGCGTCAGCGTGCCGGCCTTGACCAGCTCGCTGTTCGGCACGGCCTGGGTGCAGGCAGGCGCCTGCGCCAGCGCGGGGGTGGCCAGCAGCGACCCGCCGGCGGCGAGAAACAGACGACGATCCATGGTTGTATTCCCTGTCATTCCGCCGCCTGCGCGGCCACGCTCATCAGCCCGATGCCCTGCAAGACCTGCGCCAGCGCCGGCATGTCGGCGGCGGGCAGCGGCAGGC from Roseomonas fluvialis encodes the following:
- a CDS encoding amino acid ABC transporter permease, with translation MQIWRWDGFFDSLFNAYLLEGAIISVGLTAGSLVFGLIIGIGLALMRLSGNRIMSGFAAFYCWFFRGTPLLVQLLLIYTGLPLLGIRFDVWEAALIGISLNEGAYLSEIVRAGIMSVAKGQREAAAALGLHRAQVFRLVTWPQALRVIIPPLGNSVNGLLKTTSIASVISVDELLRRTQLLIQERFLVLELFIVAAMYYLLMTTLWDFVQRRLERRYGRGYAADSADRR
- a CDS encoding ABC transporter substrate-binding protein, which gives rise to MDRRLFLAAGGSLLATPALAQAPACTQAVPNSELVKAGTLTLSTNPTLPPMQFVDGQGVLRGMRVELGAEIARRLCLQVEHVRVEFAAMIPGLAARRWDMINTGMFYTEERQRLMWLVRYEQQAISVSVPRGNPRNIRRIEDLAGLRVGVEQGGFEFRRTTDMSNDLVARNLRPLTIRAFDNFAVSFQALRAGQLDAAISIDSTGKEYDDRGEFTRAISGLYGTPINFGFRSRPLAQAVATALTAMKADGSFQTLLDRFGVTAYDGPFEVVGPS